A region of Patescibacteria group bacterium DNA encodes the following proteins:
- a CDS encoding branched-chain amino acid transaminase → METTKYIWQNGKLVNWEDAKIHVLSHSLHYGSGVFEGIRVYETKKGPAIFRLPEHVDRFFYSANAMKMKMPWTKDEFKAAIIETVKKNDLKSGYIRPLAFYGYGELRISPLKCPVEAIIAAWPWGKYLSADPIKVKVPDYIRIHPKSSIADAKICGHYVNSILSFLEVEAAGYHEALLLDFEGNIAEGPGENFFLVSGGKLATPKLGNILAGITRQSIIELAGDLGYAVEEKTITLDAAIAADECFFTGTAAEVTPIGSINDCLIAGGAFGPITRRFNDEFMKIVSGENEKYEKWLTYAN, encoded by the coding sequence ATGGAGACCACAAAATACATCTGGCAAAACGGAAAATTGGTAAATTGGGAAGACGCTAAAATCCATGTCTTAAGCCACTCGCTCCATTACGGCTCGGGGGTTTTTGAAGGCATCCGGGTTTATGAGACGAAAAAGGGCCCGGCGATTTTTCGCCTCCCAGAGCACGTGGACCGGTTTTTTTACTCGGCTAACGCGATGAAAATGAAAATGCCCTGGACTAAGGATGAGTTTAAGGCCGCCATAATTGAAACCGTGAAAAAAAACGATTTGAAATCGGGCTATATCCGGCCCCTGGCTTTTTACGGCTACGGCGAGCTTAGGATCAGCCCGCTAAAATGCCCGGTCGAAGCGATTATCGCCGCCTGGCCCTGGGGAAAATATTTATCGGCCGACCCGATTAAGGTAAAAGTTCCGGACTACATAAGAATTCATCCTAAGTCATCAATAGCAGACGCGAAAATTTGCGGCCATTATGTCAATTCAATCCTTTCCTTTTTAGAGGTGGAAGCGGCCGGCTACCACGAAGCGCTTTTACTCGACTTTGAAGGAAACATCGCCGAAGGTCCGGGAGAAAATTTTTTTCTTGTGTCCGGCGGAAAATTGGCGACCCCAAAACTGGGAAATATTTTAGCGGGAATTACCCGGCAGTCGATTATTGAGCTTGCGGGCGATTTGGGATACGCGGTGGAAGAAAAAACAATTACGCTTGACGCCGCGATAGCGGCGGATGAATGCTTTTTTACCGGAACGGCGGCTGAAGTAACGCCGATCGGATCTATTAATGATTGCCTGATTGCCGGCGGAGCCTTTGGCCCGATTACCCGGCGTTTTAACGACGAGTTTATGAAAATCGTTTCCGGGGAAAATGAAAAATACGAAAAATGGTTAACATACGCGAATTAA
- the ilvD gene encoding dihydroxy-acid dehydratase, translated as MKLPSEKLKKGIATMPHRALLRADGLRGADFKKPFIGVADSYNDIIPGHIHLRELSEEVKRGIRDAGGVPFEWGVPGVCDGIAMHVEMRLSLPSREHIADNIEIMVLSHSLDGWVGVTNCDKITPGMLMAAGRLNLPAAILTGGPMKAGIVNGKKMDVISDFEAVGQIEAGKLSKKEALKIECESCPGAGSCAGLFTANSMAAMTEVLGMSVTGSATTLALDPKKKKQAYETGRRIVELVKRNIKPKDIMTKNAFLNAIRVDMAIGGSTNTALHLPAIAKECGIKLELGLFDQASRQTPNICHIRPAGPYVMEELDQAGGIPAVLNRLKKYLKPAITINKKNILKIAEEGRVRNEKVIRPLSDPFYKEGGIAVLKGNLARTSVVKQTAVEPEMLKITGPAKVFSGEQAILKAVARKKIKDGDIIVINFMGPAGAPGMPEMLTPTAAISGAGLKCALITDGRFSGGTRGAAIGHIEPEAFHGGVIGIIKDGDLIEIDIPKRKLNVALSRAEIKKRKKNLKIPKRKMTKMLEKYRKDNKKA; from the coding sequence ATGAAACTGCCATCAGAAAAATTAAAAAAGGGAATTGCCACTATGCCGCACCGGGCGCTCTTGCGGGCTGACGGCTTGCGCGGCGCGGATTTTAAAAAGCCTTTTATCGGCGTGGCTGATTCTTATAACGATATTATTCCCGGGCACATTCATCTGCGCGAGCTGTCAGAAGAGGTGAAGCGGGGAATCCGCGATGCCGGCGGCGTGCCGTTTGAGTGGGGCGTACCGGGGGTTTGCGACGGCATTGCCATGCACGTCGAAATGCGCCTGTCACTGCCTAGCCGGGAGCATATCGCCGACAATATAGAAATCATGGTGCTGTCTCATAGCCTGGACGGCTGGGTTGGCGTAACTAACTGCGACAAAATCACGCCCGGAATGCTAATGGCGGCCGGGAGGCTTAATCTTCCGGCGGCAATTTTAACCGGCGGGCCGATGAAGGCGGGAATCGTGAATGGAAAAAAAATGGACGTGATTTCCGATTTTGAGGCGGTAGGGCAAATTGAAGCCGGAAAATTATCCAAAAAAGAGGCTTTGAAAATTGAATGCGAATCCTGCCCGGGCGCCGGGAGCTGCGCCGGGCTTTTTACCGCTAATTCTATGGCGGCCATGACCGAAGTTTTAGGCATGTCAGTAACGGGCTCTGCCACAACGCTCGCCCTGGATCCGAAAAAAAAGAAACAAGCTTATGAAACCGGCCGGCGCATTGTGGAACTGGTAAAAAGGAACATTAAACCAAAAGATATAATGACCAAAAACGCGTTTTTAAACGCAATAAGAGTGGACATGGCTATCGGCGGCTCGACCAATACGGCCCTGCATTTGCCGGCCATTGCCAAAGAATGCGGAATTAAGCTGGAGCTCGGGCTATTTGACCAGGCCTCCCGGCAAACTCCCAATATTTGCCATATTCGGCCGGCCGGGCCTTATGTTATGGAAGAACTGGATCAGGCCGGAGGCATCCCGGCGGTGTTAAATCGCCTGAAAAAATACTTAAAGCCAGCCATAACTATTAATAAAAAGAATATTTTAAAAATTGCCGAAGAAGGAAGGGTGCGGAATGAAAAAGTAATAAGGCCGCTTTCGGACCCGTTCTATAAAGAAGGCGGCATCGCGGTTTTAAAAGGGAATTTAGCGCGGACTTCGGTAGTAAAACAGACCGCGGTCGAACCGGAGATGCTGAAAATTACCGGGCCGGCCAAAGTTTTTTCCGGCGAGCAGGCAATTTTAAAAGCCGTGGCCCGGAAAAAAATTAAAGACGGCGACATTATCGTAATTAATTTTATGGGTCCGGCCGGCGCGCCGGGCATGCCGGAAATGCTTACGCCCACGGCCGCCATATCCGGCGCCGGATTAAAGTGCGCGCTGATTACCGACGGCCGTTTTTCCGGCGGAACTCGGGGGGCGGCTATCGGCCATATTGAACCCGAAGCTTTTCATGGCGGAGTAATCGGCATTATAAAAGACGGCGACCTGATTGAGATTGATATTCCCAAAAGAAAATTAAATGTGGCGCTAAGCCGCGCGGAAATTAAAAAGAGGAAGAAGAATTTAAAAATTCCTAAAAGAAAAATGACCAAGATGCTGGAAAAATACCGAAAGGATAACAAAAAAGCCTGA
- the ilvB gene encoding biosynthetic-type acetolactate synthase large subunit — MIGADVLIKSLLEEGVEVIFGYPGGVTIPLHDRLAFYPKIRHILPRNEQGAAMAADAYFRVTGKPGVCLSTSGPGATNLISGIANAYMDSIGVVAITCQVSTKIYGTDAFQEIKMTELTKAITKKNYFVKDVKDLPKIIKEAFYLARSGRPRPVHIDLPVDVIKAEVKEFSYPRDKDAEALSGRDYKVSRETEKEIEKAVKLIHEAKKPIVIGGHGIILSGGSEEFKEFIEANELPFVTTLLGISVLPDKHPLNFGMAGMHGMAYANLAVHSADLIIALGTRFSDRITGNLEHYAKRAKVIHLDIDAREIGKNVKVDVPLIGDAKSILRLMNKKLAGYKRERKSRRWVDQICTLEERTSLDKIKTEAKLKRTGHIFAFEVIEEISKQAAKNAVVVSDVGQNQMWTAHYFDYTYPGQFLSSGGLGCMGYSLPAAVGAQTGKPGAQVWSIMGDGGLQMNIQELGTIMEQKLPIKIIVLNNGFLGMVRQWQELFFKKNYMSTPLCNPDFIEVAKAYGIEAYRITKLDQVAPMIKRAAAGKESIFLEFAIEPEANVFPMVPPGQALRDTLICK; from the coding sequence ATGATCGGAGCTGACGTATTAATAAAATCATTACTGGAAGAGGGAGTCGAGGTAATCTTCGGCTATCCGGGAGGGGTAACCATACCTTTGCATGACCGGCTGGCTTTTTATCCGAAAATAAGGCACATCCTTCCAAGAAACGAGCAGGGCGCGGCTATGGCGGCTGATGCTTATTTCCGCGTTACCGGCAAGCCGGGAGTCTGCCTTTCGACCTCCGGACCGGGCGCGACCAATTTAATTTCCGGCATCGCCAACGCTTATATGGACTCAATCGGCGTGGTGGCCATCACCTGCCAAGTTTCCACCAAAATTTACGGCACGGACGCTTTTCAGGAAATAAAAATGACCGAGCTTACTAAAGCTATTACCAAGAAGAATTATTTTGTTAAAGACGTAAAAGACCTGCCGAAAATAATTAAAGAAGCTTTTTACCTCGCCCGCTCGGGGCGCCCCCGGCCGGTGCATATTGATTTGCCGGTGGACGTTATTAAAGCCGAAGTGAAGGAATTTTCTTATCCCCGGGACAAGGACGCGGAAGCTTTATCCGGACGGGATTATAAAGTAAGCCGGGAAACGGAAAAAGAAATTGAAAAGGCAGTTAAATTAATCCATGAAGCGAAAAAGCCGATTGTTATCGGCGGCCATGGTATAATTTTGTCGGGCGGATCAGAAGAGTTTAAAGAATTTATAGAAGCCAATGAACTGCCGTTTGTTACGACGCTTTTGGGAATAAGCGTTTTGCCGGATAAGCATCCTTTAAATTTCGGCATGGCCGGAATGCATGGCATGGCTTACGCCAATTTGGCGGTGCATAGCGCTGATCTTATTATCGCCCTGGGAACCAGGTTTTCCGACCGGATTACCGGGAATCTTGAGCATTACGCCAAGCGGGCTAAAGTAATCCACTTGGATATTGACGCGAGAGAAATCGGAAAAAATGTTAAGGTGGACGTTCCGCTTATAGGCGACGCCAAAAGCATATTAAGGCTAATGAACAAAAAATTGGCCGGATATAAAAGAGAGCGCAAAAGCCGGCGCTGGGTCGATCAAATCTGCACCTTAGAAGAAAGGACCAGCCTTGATAAAATTAAAACTGAAGCCAAGCTGAAAAGAACCGGGCATATTTTTGCCTTTGAAGTGATTGAAGAAATTTCTAAACAAGCGGCCAAAAATGCAGTCGTCGTTTCGGATGTCGGGCAAAACCAGATGTGGACGGCGCATTACTTTGACTATACTTATCCCGGCCAATTTTTGTCTTCCGGCGGCTTGGGCTGTATGGGCTACAGCCTGCCGGCGGCGGTAGGCGCGCAAACCGGCAAGCCCGGCGCCCAGGTTTGGTCAATTATGGGCGACGGGGGACTGCAGATGAATATTCAGGAGCTGGGGACGATAATGGAACAAAAATTGCCGATAAAGATTATTGTTTTAAATAACGGGTTTTTGGGCATGGTGCGCCAATGGCAGGAATTGTTTTTTAAGAAAAATTATATGTCTACGCCGCTTTGCAATCCCGATTTTATCGAAGTCGCGAAAGCTTACGGCATCGAAGCATATAGGATTACCAAACTTGATCAGGTGGCGCCGATGATAAAGCGGGCGGCGGCGGGAAAAGAGTCGATTTTTCTTGAGTTTGCTATCGAGCCGGAGGCTAATGTTTTTCCCATGGTGCCGCCGGGGCAAGCTTTAAGAGATACGTTAATTTGTAAATAA
- the ilvC gene encoding ketol-acid reductoisomerase, translating into MAKIDFGGVVEEVTTREEFPLEKAREVLANEVVAVIGYGVQGPGQALNLKDNGIKVIVGQRKPGASWDKALADGFKPGEDLFEIEEALEKGTIICYLLSDAGQITLWPTVKKHLTKGKALYFSHGFGITYKDQTNIIPPADVDVILVAPKGSGTSLRRLFVAGKGLNSSYAIFQDATGRAADRVRALGIAVGSGFLFPTTFEKEVYSDLTGERGVLMGALAGIMEAQYNLLRKMGHSPSEAFNETVEEATQSLIPLVAENGMDWMYANCSTTAQRGALDWRHEFRKAVEPVFEKLYGRVKNGEECQVVLKANSDPDYRAKLNKELEDMRNSELWQAGAAVRALRPERQK; encoded by the coding sequence ATGGCAAAAATTGATTTTGGAGGAGTAGTAGAAGAGGTGACGACCAGGGAAGAATTTCCTTTGGAAAAGGCGCGGGAAGTGCTGGCTAATGAAGTGGTGGCCGTTATCGGCTACGGCGTCCAGGGGCCGGGGCAGGCTTTAAATTTGAAAGACAACGGCATTAAAGTAATTGTCGGACAAAGAAAGCCCGGCGCTTCCTGGGACAAGGCTTTAGCGGATGGTTTTAAACCGGGAGAAGATTTGTTTGAAATTGAAGAAGCCTTGGAAAAGGGAACGATTATTTGCTATCTTCTTTCCGACGCCGGGCAAATCACTCTTTGGCCGACTGTTAAAAAACATTTGACCAAAGGCAAGGCCCTTTATTTTTCCCACGGCTTTGGAATAACCTACAAAGACCAAACCAACATCATTCCGCCGGCTGACGTGGATGTTATTTTAGTCGCCCCAAAAGGCTCGGGGACTTCGCTCCGCCGCTTGTTTGTCGCCGGCAAAGGGCTTAACTCAAGCTACGCGATTTTCCAGGACGCTACCGGCCGGGCGGCCGATCGGGTTAGGGCTTTGGGCATTGCCGTAGGATCGGGATTTTTATTTCCCACTACGTTTGAAAAAGAAGTCTATAGCGACTTAACCGGGGAGCGCGGAGTTTTAATGGGCGCTTTGGCCGGCATTATGGAAGCCCAGTACAACCTGTTGCGGAAGATGGGGCACTCGCCGTCCGAAGCCTTTAATGAAACGGTTGAAGAAGCGACCCAGAGCCTAATCCCTTTAGTGGCGGAAAACGGGATGGATTGGATGTATGCTAATTGCTCTACGACTGCCCAGCGCGGAGCCCTGGACTGGCGCCACGAATTTCGAAAGGCGGTGGAACCGGTTTTTGAAAAATTATACGGCCGGGTAAAAAACGGCGAGGAGTGCCAGGTGGTTTTAAAAGCCAATAGCGATCCGGATTATCGGGCAAAAT